Proteins encoded together in one Candidatus Reconcilbacillus cellulovorans window:
- a CDS encoding tRNA guanosine(34) transglycosylase Tgt, whose translation MSAIRFELIKTCRQTGARLGRVHTPHGSFETPAFMPVGTQATVKTLSPEELKEMGAEIILSNTYHLFVRPGHELIREAGGLHRFMNWDRPILTDSGGFQVFSLSDRRKIDEEGVEFRSHLNGDRLFLSPEKATEVQNALGADIIMAFDECPPYPADYAYVRASAERTVRWAERCLRAHARPTDQAMFAIVQGGVYPDLRRACAEQLTSLDFPGYAIGGLSVGEPKPIMYEMLEATVPLLPADRPRYLMGVGSPDALIEGAMRGIDMFDCVLPTRIARNGTVMTSKGRLVVRNAEYARDLSPLDPDCDCYACRHYTRAYVRHLLKADEVFGIRLTSYHNLYFLLRLMRRIRQAILEDRLRDFRDEFFAAYAARGEGF comes from the coding sequence TTGTCCGCCATTCGATTTGAGCTGATCAAGACGTGCCGACAGACCGGGGCCCGACTCGGCCGCGTCCATACGCCGCACGGATCGTTTGAAACGCCGGCGTTTATGCCCGTCGGGACGCAGGCGACGGTCAAGACGCTGTCGCCGGAAGAGCTGAAAGAGATGGGCGCCGAGATTATTTTGAGCAACACGTACCATCTGTTCGTGCGGCCGGGGCACGAGCTGATCCGTGAAGCCGGCGGTCTACACCGTTTTATGAACTGGGACCGGCCGATTCTGACGGACAGCGGCGGTTTTCAGGTGTTTTCGCTGAGCGACCGGCGCAAAATCGACGAGGAAGGCGTCGAGTTCCGGTCGCATTTGAACGGCGACCGGCTGTTCCTAAGTCCGGAGAAGGCGACGGAAGTCCAAAACGCGCTCGGCGCCGACATCATCATGGCGTTCGACGAATGCCCGCCGTACCCGGCCGATTACGCGTACGTCCGGGCGTCCGCCGAACGGACGGTCCGCTGGGCCGAACGGTGTCTCAGGGCGCATGCACGCCCGACCGATCAGGCGATGTTCGCGATCGTTCAGGGCGGCGTCTATCCGGATTTGCGCCGGGCCTGCGCCGAGCAGTTGACTTCCTTGGATTTCCCCGGTTATGCTATTGGTGGGCTGAGCGTAGGCGAACCGAAGCCGATCATGTACGAGATGCTGGAGGCGACGGTACCGTTGCTGCCGGCGGACCGGCCGCGGTATTTGATGGGCGTCGGCTCGCCCGACGCGCTGATCGAGGGGGCGATGCGCGGCATCGACATGTTCGACTGCGTGCTGCCGACGCGTATCGCCCGCAACGGCACGGTGATGACGTCGAAAGGGCGGCTCGTCGTCCGCAACGCGGAGTATGCGCGCGACCTGTCGCCGCTTGATCCGGATTGCGATTGTTACGCGTGCAGGCATTACACGCGGGCGTACGTCCGCCATCTTCTCAAAGCCGATGAAGTGTTCGGCATCCGGCTGACGTCTTACCATAACCTGTATTTTCTGCTTCGGCTCATGCGCCGCATCCGCCAGGCGATCCTCGAGGATCGGCTGCGCGACTTCCGCGACGAGTTTTTCGCGGCGTATGCAGCGCGGGGAGAAGGTTTTTGA
- a CDS encoding adenine phosphoribosyltransferase, translated as MDFKSYIRVIPDWPQPGIRFKDITTLLKDRRAYVAAVDALVERYRHERIDLVAGPEARGFVIGAPLAYALGVGFVPVRKSGKLPAETVEAEYDLEYGKDRLAIHKDAITPGQRVLIADDLLATGGTIATTVKLVRQLGGEIVGAAFLIELTYLNGRERLRDIEVTSLVRY; from the coding sequence ATGGATTTCAAATCGTACATTCGTGTCATACCGGATTGGCCGCAGCCCGGCATCCGGTTTAAGGACATCACGACGTTGCTGAAGGACCGTCGGGCGTATGTCGCCGCCGTCGACGCACTTGTTGAACGGTATCGCCACGAGCGGATCGACCTGGTTGCGGGGCCAGAAGCGCGCGGATTCGTGATCGGTGCTCCGCTGGCGTATGCGCTCGGCGTCGGATTCGTTCCCGTGCGCAAAAGCGGCAAGTTGCCCGCCGAGACGGTGGAGGCGGAATATGATCTCGAATACGGCAAAGACCGGCTGGCCATCCACAAAGACGCAATCACGCCGGGCCAGCGCGTTTTGATCGCGGATGATCTGTTGGCGACGGGGGGAACGATCGCCACTACCGTCAAGTTGGTGCGCCAGCTTGGCGGCGAAATCGTCGGGGCGGCGTTTTTGATCGAGCTGACGTATTTGAACGGGCGTGAGCGCCTGCGCGATATCGAAGTCACGTCGCTGGTGAGGTATTGA
- a CDS encoding stage V sporulation protein B has protein sequence MRSNSSRSRQSFIAGTLVLAAAGVVNRLLGFVPRIALPRMIGADGVGLYQMGYPLLIVLLTVITGGIPLSVAKLVAEADSRNDERSIRKTLSAALAATFGAGLLLAGGFLAVSDLLVGTLFTDERVSAAFRCMAPILPIVAVSAVLRGYFQGKQNMIPPASSQIVETVVRIVAVLALSAWLMRYGVEYAAAGAMLGVAAGELAGMLMLVGAWRRSTSPLRDGTSVAPAGKSESDATVRSVLGKLLKIAAPVTGSRLVGSASYFLESVLIVQSLAAAGVAASVATAQYGMLQGMVIPVLLLPTALTYSLSVSLVPALSEAAARNDRDAVRRRLSQSIRLSLVAGAPFVTAMFVLSEPLCRLLYRNGETGRMLGMMAPFALMLYVQGPLQAALQALDRPGAALRNTVVGAVVKLVLIVVLASRPEWGIYGAVVAINVNMVLVTILHAASVVRLLGIRVGLVGDLAKTAACMTFMAAAVVLTARLTAFAEPSVRFAAACSAGFAVYTFSAAWLGLIDPRGMLRVILRR, from the coding sequence CTGCGTTCGAACAGTTCCCGCTCACGCCAATCGTTCATCGCCGGAACGCTCGTGTTGGCCGCCGCCGGCGTCGTCAACCGTCTGCTCGGCTTCGTCCCCCGCATCGCCTTGCCGCGGATGATCGGCGCAGACGGCGTGGGCCTGTATCAGATGGGTTATCCGCTGCTCATCGTTTTGCTGACGGTGATCACGGGCGGCATTCCTTTAAGCGTCGCCAAACTGGTCGCGGAAGCGGACTCACGCAACGATGAACGATCGATCCGCAAAACGCTGTCCGCGGCGCTGGCGGCGACGTTCGGTGCGGGTCTTCTGTTGGCGGGCGGATTTCTGGCCGTCTCGGACCTGCTAGTCGGGACGCTGTTTACGGACGAACGCGTGTCGGCAGCGTTTCGATGCATGGCGCCGATTTTGCCGATCGTCGCCGTTTCAGCAGTGCTTCGCGGATACTTCCAGGGAAAACAAAACATGATCCCTCCCGCTTCGTCCCAAATCGTCGAAACCGTCGTCCGGATCGTCGCCGTGCTGGCGTTGTCGGCCTGGCTCATGCGTTACGGCGTCGAATACGCCGCCGCAGGCGCAATGCTCGGCGTCGCCGCCGGCGAATTGGCCGGGATGTTGATGCTTGTCGGCGCTTGGCGCCGTTCAACTTCCCCCCTTCGCGACGGAACGTCCGTGGCCCCGGCGGGCAAATCCGAATCCGACGCGACCGTCCGGTCGGTGCTGGGAAAACTGCTGAAAATCGCCGCTCCGGTTACCGGAAGTCGGCTCGTCGGGTCGGCCTCCTATTTTCTCGAATCGGTGCTCATCGTCCAAAGCCTGGCCGCCGCCGGCGTCGCGGCGTCCGTCGCGACGGCCCAATACGGCATGCTCCAGGGAATGGTGATCCCGGTCTTGCTGTTGCCGACTGCACTGACGTACTCGCTGTCGGTTTCGCTCGTGCCCGCCCTGTCGGAAGCGGCAGCCCGCAATGACAGAGACGCCGTACGTCGGCGACTGTCGCAGTCGATTCGGCTTTCGCTCGTCGCCGGGGCGCCGTTTGTCACCGCCATGTTCGTCCTTTCCGAACCGCTTTGTCGACTGTTATACCGCAACGGCGAAACGGGCCGGATGCTCGGCATGATGGCGCCGTTCGCCCTGATGCTGTACGTTCAGGGCCCGCTTCAAGCGGCGCTTCAAGCGCTCGACCGACCTGGCGCCGCCCTACGGAATACGGTCGTTGGAGCCGTCGTGAAGCTCGTCTTGATCGTCGTCCTTGCAAGCCGGCCGGAGTGGGGGATCTACGGTGCCGTCGTCGCCATCAACGTGAACATGGTCCTCGTCACCATACTCCACGCGGCAAGCGTCGTCCGGCTGCTCGGGATTCGCGTCGGGTTGGTCGGCGATCTGGCCAAAACGGCGGCATGCATGACATTCATGGCCGCCGCCGTCGTGCTGACCGCCCGGCTGACCGCATTCGCCGAACCGTCGGTCCGCTTTGCGGCCGCCTGCTCCGCCGGTTTCGCCGTCTACACCTTCTCTGCCGCGTGGCTTGGCCTAATCGATCCGCGCGGAATGCTTAGAGTAATCCTCAGGCGATAA
- a CDS encoding preprotein translocase subunit SecD — MNSKRIAAFVATVVIALGVVVATMPFLLSSIRLGLDLKGGFEILYVAEPLEGQGEVTHDALVRTAQSLERRANQTGVEEPDIVVEGKNRIRVRIAGVTDEAKVREILKKPVQLTFRSAEGCKDAGDYCKIELLGTDFKEGAAKVVYDQLNRPVVEIEVKDKAKFADVTRRLVGKPLAIYLNDELLSAPVVQQELTDGRAQITGSYTYEEAKQLADTINLGALPLKLTEKYTQSVGATLGQRSLEQTLTAGVVGSILILVFMLAVYRLPGIVAAVSLIVYTWALLGLFVLMNATMTLPGIAAFVLGMGMAVDANIITYERIREEIRSGKSLLSSLKAGSRQSLRTILDANLTTVLAAAVLYYVGGAGAIKGFSLTLILSIAVSMLSNVLFSRFLLYLLIRSNLWKKPEHFGVRASEITDLKAADSEKRKSEARRLVRFDFVRHRNRFFAGSLAITALGVATLAVFGFNYGVDFKAGTSLDVVVGKPVDKAKAVQLLETAIGERLKAQPTIGGVNGERVSARFDRVLSSEEINRVKDAFAKEYGTNVAVEENTVDPVIARELGRNAMIAVAIASVGIMLYVAVRFEWRFALAAIVALLHDAFIVISVFSLFRLEVNLPFVAAVLTIIGYSINDTIVIFDRIRENLRFAKLRSFDDLANLVNRSVWQTMARSINTVLTVLFASVMLLILGSESIRLFSLAMTVGLVAGAYSSVCIASSIWILLKKGSIGRSPAAKPETP; from the coding sequence ATGAACTCGAAAAGAATCGCGGCGTTTGTGGCGACGGTCGTTATCGCGCTCGGCGTCGTCGTCGCCACCATGCCTTTTTTGTTGTCCTCGATCCGTCTCGGCCTCGACTTAAAAGGCGGATTTGAAATTTTGTACGTGGCCGAACCGTTGGAAGGACAAGGCGAAGTGACGCACGACGCTCTTGTCCGGACGGCGCAAAGTCTGGAGCGGCGCGCAAATCAGACCGGTGTCGAGGAGCCCGACATCGTGGTCGAAGGCAAAAACCGCATTCGCGTCCGCATCGCCGGTGTTACGGACGAGGCGAAAGTACGCGAAATCTTGAAAAAGCCCGTTCAGTTGACGTTCCGCAGCGCCGAAGGTTGCAAGGACGCGGGCGACTATTGCAAAATCGAGCTTCTCGGGACCGATTTCAAGGAAGGCGCGGCGAAAGTCGTCTACGATCAGCTGAATCGCCCCGTCGTCGAGATCGAAGTCAAGGATAAAGCGAAATTTGCGGACGTTACCCGCCGGCTTGTCGGCAAACCGCTGGCGATTTATCTGAACGACGAGCTGTTGTCCGCTCCTGTCGTTCAGCAGGAACTGACGGACGGCCGGGCGCAGATTACGGGCAGTTACACGTACGAAGAGGCCAAACAGCTCGCCGATACGATCAATCTCGGCGCTTTGCCGCTTAAGTTGACTGAAAAATATACGCAATCGGTCGGTGCGACGCTCGGTCAGCGTTCACTCGAACAGACGCTCACCGCCGGTGTCGTCGGATCGATTCTGATTCTCGTGTTCATGCTGGCCGTCTACCGGCTGCCCGGCATCGTCGCCGCAGTGTCGCTCATCGTCTATACGTGGGCGCTGCTCGGTCTATTTGTTTTAATGAACGCGACGATGACGCTGCCGGGAATCGCGGCGTTCGTGCTCGGAATGGGAATGGCGGTCGACGCGAACATCATCACTTACGAGCGGATCCGAGAAGAAATCCGCAGCGGCAAAAGCCTTCTTTCAAGTCTGAAGGCCGGTTCGCGCCAGTCGCTCAGGACGATTCTCGACGCCAACCTGACGACGGTGCTTGCCGCCGCTGTTCTCTACTACGTCGGGGGGGCCGGCGCGATCAAAGGTTTCTCCCTGACGCTCATCCTCAGTATTGCCGTCAGCATGCTGTCCAACGTGTTGTTCTCTCGGTTTTTGCTTTATCTGTTAATCCGTAGCAATCTCTGGAAAAAACCCGAACATTTCGGCGTGCGTGCTTCCGAAATTACCGACTTGAAAGCGGCCGATTCCGAAAAAAGGAAATCGGAAGCCCGCCGGCTTGTCCGGTTTGATTTCGTCCGCCATCGCAACCGGTTTTTCGCCGGATCGTTGGCGATCACGGCGCTCGGCGTTGCGACGCTGGCCGTGTTCGGGTTCAATTACGGCGTTGACTTCAAGGCGGGCACGTCGCTTGACGTGGTCGTCGGCAAGCCGGTGGACAAAGCGAAGGCGGTTCAGCTTCTGGAAACCGCGATCGGCGAACGCCTGAAGGCGCAGCCGACGATCGGGGGAGTAAACGGTGAACGCGTGTCCGCGAGATTCGACCGTGTGCTGTCGTCCGAGGAGATCAATCGGGTCAAGGATGCATTCGCCAAGGAGTACGGGACCAACGTCGCCGTGGAAGAAAATACGGTCGACCCCGTCATCGCGCGCGAACTCGGGCGCAATGCGATGATCGCTGTGGCGATCGCGAGCGTCGGCATCATGCTGTACGTCGCCGTCCGTTTCGAATGGCGGTTCGCGCTCGCCGCGATTGTCGCGTTGTTGCACGACGCGTTCATCGTCATCAGCGTTTTCTCGCTCTTTCGGCTCGAAGTCAACTTGCCGTTTGTGGCGGCCGTCTTGACGATCATCGGTTATTCGATCAACGATACGATCGTCATTTTCGACCGGATTCGCGAAAACTTGCGGTTTGCGAAGCTGCGGTCGTTCGACGACCTGGCGAACCTGGTCAACCGCAGCGTCTGGCAGACAATGGCGCGGTCGATCAACACGGTTTTGACGGTGCTGTTTGCGTCCGTCATGTTGCTTATTCTCGGAAGCGAGTCGATCCGGCTGTTTTCGCTGGCGATGACGGTCGGTCTCGTGGCGGGGGCGTATTCGTCGGTTTGCATTGCGAGCTCGATCTGGATTTTGCTGAAAAAAGGGTCGATCGGACGGTCGCCCGCCGCCAAGCCGGAGACGCCGTAA
- a CDS encoding preprotein translocase subunit YajC, with amino-acid sequence MWLSAQESANAAAGTAAIVQGFIIPLVLMLAVFYFLLIRPQQKRQKARNAMLNSLKKGDKVVTIGGLHGTIVELTDDTVVLRVNDVTKMTFDRTAINAVIKPAPEPNAKSEN; translated from the coding sequence ATGTGGCTGTCGGCACAGGAATCCGCAAACGCAGCGGCAGGCACGGCGGCGATCGTCCAGGGGTTCATCATCCCGCTCGTGTTGATGCTGGCGGTATTCTATTTTCTGCTCATCCGCCCGCAGCAGAAGCGTCAGAAAGCGCGCAACGCCATGCTGAACTCGCTGAAAAAGGGCGACAAAGTCGTCACGATCGGCGGCCTGCACGGCACGATTGTCGAATTGACGGACGATACCGTCGTGCTCAGGGTCAACGACGTGACTAAAATGACGTTCGACCGGACCGCGATCAACGCGGTGATCAAACCCGCTCCCGAGCCGAACGCAAAGTCGGAAAATTGA
- a CDS encoding single-stranded-DNA-specific exonuclease RecJ: MLEEDKPLLRPRARWIVKEIELGTADVRAAAERLADKLGIGPLLARLLVVRGQGDPEAAAEFLYAGIERLHSPFEMDGMERAVARIRTALERGERIRIYGDYDADGVCATAMWVRLLKRVGADFDFYVPHRVSEGYGLNVQAIDDAAGRGVRLILTVDTGISAVEEIEYAKALGIDVVVTDHHEPPPVLPDAWAVVDPKKPGCRYPFRHLAGVGVAWKTAQALLGEPPLEWIDLVAVGTVADVVPLIGENRILVREGLRRFGRSENAGLRALLSAAGVSPDRAVTERDLAFVLAPRINAGGRMDHADVAVRLLATDDPTEAAAAAEHLESLNRERQLVAEETLRLAAEQWLGRPYAAAVVAAGEGWNAGVLGIVAAKLLDMTRRPTFVLAIDPHTGIAKGSARSLPGFDLYRALTECADLLEEFGGHELAAGLAVRAERLPELRERLERLAGSFQPEESKTPSTVAEADLVWDWDAANREWLLELEKLAPFGTDNPVPRFQFTGVRVADRRTVGKDGRHVKLVLAPDFASDDAPGKESGRISAVGFGMAESFRAVSPLSRPDLLAEWSVNEWNGRRVPEVIIRDVGVPHVQVFDWRQEALPEKLPELASSWVDAGRRQALIAFDRREAQAVAERLTGFGVSVWTADGEPVAPDDKSSLTRWEDCVDLWLYDVPPETGVLRRTLSRWRCAERLYVSFVGCTALSEFAAAWLEPAATREPFRKVYGALLNDAVVPMEELAGRCGLDETTIRWVVDVFGELGFIRLTDSGHVLRVPNPVRRNLSESAAYRNRLQLAKTAAELAGMAPERLAAVLLNWIPKRTDREERSDGFQIVHSCHTGLAAARHPV, translated from the coding sequence TTGCTTGAGGAGGATAAGCCGTTGCTTCGTCCGAGAGCCCGCTGGATCGTCAAGGAGATCGAACTCGGCACGGCAGACGTCCGGGCTGCCGCCGAACGGCTGGCCGACAAACTCGGGATCGGCCCGTTGCTGGCTCGCCTGCTCGTCGTGCGCGGACAGGGAGATCCGGAAGCGGCGGCGGAATTTTTGTACGCTGGTATTGAACGCCTTCATTCGCCTTTCGAGATGGACGGCATGGAACGGGCGGTTGCCCGTATCCGCACGGCGTTGGAACGCGGCGAACGGATTCGCATTTACGGCGACTACGACGCCGACGGCGTTTGCGCCACCGCGATGTGGGTCAGGCTGTTGAAAAGAGTCGGGGCGGATTTCGATTTTTACGTGCCGCACCGCGTTTCGGAAGGATACGGGTTAAATGTTCAGGCGATCGACGACGCGGCCGGGCGGGGCGTTCGCCTGATTTTGACGGTGGATACCGGCATTTCCGCCGTGGAGGAGATCGAGTATGCGAAGGCGCTGGGCATCGACGTGGTCGTCACCGATCATCACGAACCGCCGCCGGTGTTGCCGGATGCTTGGGCGGTTGTCGATCCGAAGAAACCGGGATGCCGTTATCCGTTCCGGCATCTGGCTGGCGTCGGCGTTGCGTGGAAAACGGCGCAGGCGCTGCTCGGAGAGCCTCCGTTGGAATGGATCGATCTCGTCGCCGTCGGAACAGTGGCGGACGTCGTTCCGCTTATAGGCGAAAACCGGATTCTCGTTCGTGAAGGGTTGCGCCGGTTCGGGCGGTCGGAAAACGCCGGTTTGCGCGCTTTGCTCTCCGCCGCCGGCGTGTCGCCGGACCGGGCTGTCACCGAACGGGACCTGGCGTTTGTTCTGGCGCCGCGCATCAATGCCGGCGGCCGGATGGACCATGCCGATGTTGCGGTTCGTTTGCTTGCGACCGACGATCCGACCGAAGCGGCGGCGGCTGCGGAACATTTGGAGTCGCTGAACCGGGAGCGCCAGCTCGTCGCCGAGGAAACGCTGCGTCTGGCGGCAGAGCAGTGGCTGGGCCGTCCGTATGCCGCGGCCGTCGTTGCGGCGGGCGAGGGGTGGAACGCGGGCGTGCTCGGCATTGTCGCCGCGAAACTGCTCGACATGACCCGCAGGCCGACGTTCGTCCTGGCGATCGACCCGCATACCGGCATCGCCAAAGGATCGGCCCGCAGCTTGCCCGGGTTCGATCTGTACCGCGCTTTGACCGAGTGCGCCGATTTGCTGGAGGAGTTCGGCGGGCACGAGCTCGCCGCGGGGCTAGCCGTCAGGGCGGAACGCCTGCCCGAATTGCGCGAGCGCTTGGAACGCCTTGCCGGATCGTTTCAGCCGGAAGAAAGCAAAACGCCTTCGACCGTCGCTGAGGCTGATCTTGTTTGGGATTGGGATGCCGCGAATCGGGAATGGCTGCTTGAGCTGGAGAAGCTCGCCCCGTTCGGAACCGACAATCCGGTTCCGCGGTTTCAGTTTACGGGTGTTCGCGTGGCCGATCGCCGCACGGTCGGAAAAGACGGACGCCACGTCAAACTCGTGCTCGCGCCGGATTTCGCATCGGACGACGCTCCCGGAAAAGAAAGCGGTCGGATTTCCGCTGTAGGTTTCGGGATGGCGGAGTCGTTTCGAGCCGTTTCGCCGCTTTCGCGACCCGACCTGCTGGCCGAATGGAGCGTCAACGAGTGGAACGGCCGGCGCGTTCCGGAGGTGATTATTCGCGACGTCGGCGTGCCGCACGTGCAGGTGTTCGATTGGCGGCAGGAGGCATTGCCGGAGAAATTGCCCGAGCTGGCTTCCAGCTGGGTGGACGCCGGCCGCAGGCAGGCGCTGATCGCGTTCGACCGCCGCGAGGCACAGGCGGTGGCCGAACGACTGACCGGCTTCGGCGTTTCCGTCTGGACGGCGGACGGCGAACCGGTTGCGCCGGACGATAAATCGTCTCTGACACGATGGGAGGATTGCGTTGACCTTTGGTTGTACGACGTTCCGCCGGAAACCGGCGTTTTGCGGCGGACGCTGTCGCGCTGGCGTTGCGCGGAGCGGCTGTATGTTTCGTTCGTCGGCTGTACCGCGCTGTCCGAATTTGCGGCCGCTTGGCTCGAGCCGGCGGCGACAAGGGAGCCTTTTAGGAAAGTATACGGCGCTCTGCTGAACGACGCCGTCGTGCCGATGGAGGAACTCGCCGGGCGTTGCGGACTGGACGAGACGACGATACGGTGGGTCGTCGACGTGTTCGGAGAGCTCGGTTTCATCCGATTGACGGATTCCGGGCACGTGCTTCGCGTGCCGAATCCCGTCCGGCGAAACCTGTCGGAGTCCGCTGCCTACCGAAACCGGCTACAACTTGCTAAAACGGCGGCCGAATTGGCCGGCATGGCGCCGGAACGACTGGCCGCCGTGTTGTTGAATTGGATTCCCAAACGGACGGACCGGGAGGAACGAAGCGATGGATTTCAAATCGTACATTCGTGTCATACCGGATTGGCCGCAGCCCGGCATCCGGTTTAA